From one Triticum aestivum cultivar Chinese Spring chromosome 4B, IWGSC CS RefSeq v2.1, whole genome shotgun sequence genomic stretch:
- the LOC123089368 gene encoding WAT1-related protein At1g43650, producing the protein MHQVLATASPSPQLYNPRHHGTAFIKTGSALGVLLRSSSNRATPINLGMAGGAAMGPGGLWRRYAPHNMMIMVQLCYTLMYFVTEAAFNRGLNPYVYVTYRHLLVAVLLWPFAYYHEKKLRPKMTWMLFLEIFVLSLLGVSLTLNMYFASLKYTSPTFVTSMVNTVASITFVIAIALRMEIVDLRSARGLAKVAGTAVSFAGVTTMTLYRGAAIASPWRAPVHIPRGGDAPHDAWLKGSLLAVASCVCWSVWYIMQATSVKRYPAELSLTAWMATVGGVQSAAFTLLLQHERQDWLIGFGLKFWCIIYSGLACSGFTVFAQLWCTEKKGPVFVTMFNPVSTIMVAILAYFIFGENLYVGSIIGGVVVILGLYMLLWGKDKDQEYNAAGAASGDEQGGSPDLDCEKQQRQGKKMVGVSLAQDASEEQTKAMR; encoded by the exons ATGCATCAGGTGCTAGCCACTGCTTCACCATCACCACAGCTATATAACCCACGGCACCACGGAACCGCCTTTATAAAGACAGGCTCTGCGCTTGGCGTTCTTCTTCGATCCAGTTCAAACCGAGCGACACCGATCAACTTGGGCATGGCTGGAGGAGCTGCGATGGGGCCGGGAGGGCTGTGGAGGAGGTACGCGCCGCACAACATGATGATCATGGTGCAGCTGTGCTACACCTTGATGTACTTCGTCACCGAGGCCGCCTTCAACCGGGGGCTCAACCCCTACGTCTACGTCACCTACCGCCAcctcctcgtcgccgtcctcctctgGCCCTTCGCCTACTACCACGAGAA GAAGTTGAGGCCCAAGATGACATGGATGCTGTTCCTGGAGATCTTCGTGCTCTCACTTCTAGG GGTGAGCTTGACCCTGAACATGTACTTCGCGAGCCTCAAGTACACGTCCCCGACCTTCGTCACCTCCATGGTCAACACCGTGGCCTCCATCACCTTCGTCATCGCCATCGCGCTCCGGATGGAGATCGTGGACCTGCGGAGCGCGCGGGGCCTCGCCAAGGTGGCCGGCACGGCGGTGTCCTTCGCGGGGGTCACCACCATGACGCTGTACAGGGGGGCGGCGATCGCGAGTCCCTGGAGGGCGCCGGTGCACATCCCCCGCGGCGGCGACGCCCCGCACGACGCCTGGCTCAAGGGGTCCCTCCTCGCCGTGGCCAGCTGCGTTTGCTGGTCCGTCTGGTACATCATGCAGGCGACGTCCGTGAAGCGGTACCCGGCGGAGCTGTCGCTGACGGCGTGGATGGCCACCGTGGGCGGGGTCCAGTCGGCGGCCTTCACCCTGCTGCTGCAGCACGAGAGGCAGGACTGGCTCATCGGCTTCGGCCTCaagttctggtgcatcatctactCC GGGCTCGCGTGCAGCGGGTTCACGGTGTTCGCGCAGCTGTGGTGCACGGAGAAGAAGGGGCCGGTGTTCGTCACCATGTTCAACCCGGTGTCCACCATCATGGTGGCCATCCTCGCCTACTTCATCTTCGGCGAGAACCTATACGTCGGAAG CATAATCGGGGGAGTGGTGGTCATCCTGGGCCTCTACATGCTGCTCTGGGGCAAGGACAAGGACCAGGAGTACAACGCTGCAggagcggcgagcggcgacgagcagGGCGGCTCGCCCGATCTGGACTGCGAGAAGCAGCAGCGACAGGGGAAGAAGATGGTCGGCGTCTCCTTGGCGCAGGACGCCTCGGAAGAACAGACCAAGGCGATGAGATAA